A DNA window from Rhineura floridana isolate rRhiFlo1 chromosome 11, rRhiFlo1.hap2, whole genome shotgun sequence contains the following coding sequences:
- the VKORC1 gene encoding vitamin K epoxide reductase complex subunit 1, translating into MAVPGWERAARLLLCAAGLVLSVYAFHVETSKERDAAYQAMCDISAAVSCSRVFTSRWGRGFGLVAGFLGPHSVFNQPNSIFGIAFYILQILLGLSNSGLAAISLLGSSVVSIAGSLYLAYILFFVLYDFCVVCVSTYILNFALLFLNYKRFGYLNQTWEVCMTKAKRQ; encoded by the exons ATGGCAGTGCCCGGCTGGGAGCGCGCGGCCCGGCTGCTGCTTTGCGCGGCGGGGTTGGTGCTGTCTGTTTACGCCTTCCACGTGGAGACCTCGAAGGAGCGCGACGCCGCCTACCAGGCGATGTGTGATATCAGCGCTGCAGTCAGCTGCTCCCGCGTCTTCACTTCCAG GTGGGGTCGTGGCTTTGGCTTGGTGGCAGGGTTCTTGGGACCTCATAGTGTGTTCAACCAGCCGAATAGTATATTTGGGATTGCTTTCTACATCCTGCAAATCCTTCTGG GCCTCTCCAACAGTGGTCTGGCGGCCATTTCTCTGCTGGGCTCTTCAGTAGTGTCCATTGCTGGCTCGCTCTACCTGGCCTACATCCTCTTCTTTGTGCTCTACGACTTCTGTGTGGTTTGTGTCAGCACCTACATCCTCAACTTTGCCCTCCTCTTTCTCAACTACAAACGATTTGGCTACCTCAACCAGACTTGGGAGGTCTGCATGACCAAAGCCAAGAGGCAGTGA
- the BCKDK gene encoding 3-methyl-2-oxobutanoate dehydrogenase [lipoamide] kinase, mitochondrial isoform X1 codes for MMWKTLLMLELGGAGGRAPCVLPFFTSGLRYRSSSAIDQHHELARERSKTVTSFYNQSAIDTAAEKASVRLTPTTMLYSGRSQDGSHLLKSARYLHHELPVRIAHRIKGFRSLPFIIGCNPTILHVHELYIRAYQKLSEFPPIKDQESEAQYCKLVRQLLDDHKDVVTLLAEGLRECRKHIQDEKLIRSFLDKTLTSRLGIRMLATHHLALHEDKPDFVGIICTRLSPKKIIEKWVDFARRLCEHKYGNAPRVRINGHVAARFPFIPMPLDYILPELLKNAMRATMESHLDTPYNVPDILITIANNDIDLIIRISDRGAGIPHDHIDKVTDYHFTTAEASAQDPRMNTLFGNMVEMGNSAQSGPMHGFGFGLPTSRAYAEYLGGSLTLQSMQGIGTDVYLRLKHIDGKGESFRI; via the exons ATGATGTGGAAAACATTGCTGATGTTAGAGCTAGGGGGAGCAGGGGGGCGGGCTCCCTGTGTGCTCCCGTTCTTCACCTCTGGTCTCCGGTACCGGTCCTCTTCGGCCATTGATCAGCACCATGAGCTGGCCCGCGAGCGATCCAAGACGGTTACCTCCTTCTATAACCAGTCGGCCATTGACACAGCAGCCGAGAAG GCCTCTGTGAGGTTGACACCCACCACCATGTTGTATTCCGGACGGTCTCAGGATGGGAGCCATCTGCTG AAAAGTGCCCGTTACCTGCACCATGAACTTCCTGTCCGCATTGCTCATCGCATCAAAGGCTTTCGGAGCCTCCCCTTCATTATTGGCTGCAACCCCACCATTCTCCATGTG CATGAGCTTTACATCCGGGCATACCAGAAACTGAGCGAGTTCCCCCCA ATCAAGGACCAAGAGTCAGAGGCCCAGTATTGCAAACTGGTCCGGCAGCTCCTCGACGACCACAAGGACGTGGTGACTCTACTGGCCGAGGGCTTACGGGAATGTCGAAAACACATACAG gATGAGAAGCTGATCCGTTCTTTTCTGGACAAGACCCTCACCTCTCGCCTGGGTATCCGGATGTTGGCCACTCATCACCTTGCCTTGCATGAGGACAAG CCGGACTTTGTTGGGATCATCTGCACCCGCTTGTCTCCAAAGAAAATAATTGAGAAATGGGTAGATTTTGCCAG GCGCCTGTGTGAGCACAAGTACGGGAACGCTCCTCGGGTGCGGATCAACGGCCACGTGGCCGCCCGCTTCCCTTTCATCCCAATGCCTCTTGACTACATCCTTCCAGAGCTGCTCAAGAACGCCATGAG AGCCACCATGGAGTCTCACCTGGATACTCCTTACAATGTGCCAGATATACTCATCACCATTGCCAACAATGACATTGACCTGATAATACG GATTTCAGACCGAGGTGCCGGGATCCCTCATGACCACATTGATAAGGTGACTGATTACCACTTCACCACGGCTGAAGCGAGTGCCCAGGACCCCCGCATGAACACCCTCTTTGGGAACATGGTGGAAATGGGGAACAGCGCCCAGTCGGGGCCCATGCATGG ATTTGGATTTGGGCTACCCACCTCCCGCGCTTACGCCGAGTATCTGGGCGGCTCCCTGACCCTCCAGTCCATGCAAGGGATTGGCACCGATGTCTATCTCCGCCTCAAACACATTGATGGCAAAGGGGAGAGTTTCCGCATCTAG
- the BCKDK gene encoding 3-methyl-2-oxobutanoate dehydrogenase [lipoamide] kinase, mitochondrial isoform X2, whose amino-acid sequence MMWKTLLMLELGGAGGRAPCVLPFFTSGLRYRSSSAIDQHHELARERSKTVTSFYNQSAIDTAAEKASVRLTPTTMLYSGRSQDGSHLLKSARYLHHELPVRIAHRIKGFRSLPFIIGCNPTILHVHELYIRAYQKLSEFPPIKDQESEAQYCKLVRQLLDDHKDVVTLLAEGLRECRKHIQDEKLIRSFLDKTLTSRLGIRMLATHHLALHEDKPDFVGIICTRLSPKKIIEKWVDFARRLCEHKYGNAPRVRINGHVAARFPFIPMPLDYILPELLKNAMRATMESHLDTPYNVPDILITIANNDIDLIIRISDRGAGIPHDHIDKVTDYHFTTAEASAQDPRMNTLFGNMVEMGNSAQSGPMHG is encoded by the exons ATGATGTGGAAAACATTGCTGATGTTAGAGCTAGGGGGAGCAGGGGGGCGGGCTCCCTGTGTGCTCCCGTTCTTCACCTCTGGTCTCCGGTACCGGTCCTCTTCGGCCATTGATCAGCACCATGAGCTGGCCCGCGAGCGATCCAAGACGGTTACCTCCTTCTATAACCAGTCGGCCATTGACACAGCAGCCGAGAAG GCCTCTGTGAGGTTGACACCCACCACCATGTTGTATTCCGGACGGTCTCAGGATGGGAGCCATCTGCTG AAAAGTGCCCGTTACCTGCACCATGAACTTCCTGTCCGCATTGCTCATCGCATCAAAGGCTTTCGGAGCCTCCCCTTCATTATTGGCTGCAACCCCACCATTCTCCATGTG CATGAGCTTTACATCCGGGCATACCAGAAACTGAGCGAGTTCCCCCCA ATCAAGGACCAAGAGTCAGAGGCCCAGTATTGCAAACTGGTCCGGCAGCTCCTCGACGACCACAAGGACGTGGTGACTCTACTGGCCGAGGGCTTACGGGAATGTCGAAAACACATACAG gATGAGAAGCTGATCCGTTCTTTTCTGGACAAGACCCTCACCTCTCGCCTGGGTATCCGGATGTTGGCCACTCATCACCTTGCCTTGCATGAGGACAAG CCGGACTTTGTTGGGATCATCTGCACCCGCTTGTCTCCAAAGAAAATAATTGAGAAATGGGTAGATTTTGCCAG GCGCCTGTGTGAGCACAAGTACGGGAACGCTCCTCGGGTGCGGATCAACGGCCACGTGGCCGCCCGCTTCCCTTTCATCCCAATGCCTCTTGACTACATCCTTCCAGAGCTGCTCAAGAACGCCATGAG AGCCACCATGGAGTCTCACCTGGATACTCCTTACAATGTGCCAGATATACTCATCACCATTGCCAACAATGACATTGACCTGATAATACG GATTTCAGACCGAGGTGCCGGGATCCCTCATGACCACATTGATAAGGTGACTGATTACCACTTCACCACGGCTGAAGCGAGTGCCCAGGACCCCCGCATGAACACCCTCTTTGGGAACATGGTGGAAATGGGGAACAGCGCCCAGTCGGGGCCCATGCATGGGTGA